The Quercus robur chromosome 3, dhQueRobu3.1, whole genome shotgun sequence DNA segment TAAAAATCGTTTGTTGTcatccttcttccctgtcttggttccccgaagattcttctgtctgtgccatgagaaaTCGCTCgcgctttttgtttttcttgttttcttctcttcttttctctgtcttctttctatcgagctgtcccgatcttccttcttctttgtgcctgaaaggatccgcgcctattgatggtgcctgaggatccttgcttcttatattttgccgtgatctttttttttggatgcttttcttttctgggcttcgggatcctctgggcctttcgtataatccctttggacttggcttgggttttccttctgggcttaactcattctttttgggcgtagcttattctttcttgggcttattttactatgatctcttttttttgtttttagacctTAACAACAGTCGTtacagcggtccagttcaatatgtcttaactcttaaaacatatcaacatatcaactagaagtctccacttccatgatcaagacaaattatcttagttgatatgttatagtcttcgcagatgaaatgttCAATTTCATCATCGattacgaactaaaattctgagtttacaaagaacttgtgatttatatcttctgtgactaaatcatataaatcacatactatggaCATTGTTTTGTAAAAGGTTCATACCTAAAAGGAATTTTTCTACATAAAAGGGGGTATCCATTGTCACTTTTTTATGCTTACACATGTTTTTCCTAATTGTTATGTGAAGATATTGCACTGTTCATAGCAGAGAACACCTCCAGCCGTAGCTACTGTGCCCCTTTTTTTTGCAAGAatgaacttcttctttttttgagccaaaagggaaggaaaaaaaaagttttgtgatAAAACAGTGTTTATTCATCTACATATATGTATACACATGTATACTAACATATGTATACGCATTATCACCCTTTTCTTTTAGCCATTTATGTGTAAATATTGTACTTTTCATGACAAATGACACCTTCAGTCGTAGCTActgtgttccttttttttttttctttttttctttttttttgcaaaaaccaTTTTTGAGCCAAAggcaaagaaaaaaagttttgtgattttgaaataaaacaaatagtGCCCATTTTTCTATGCATGTATAAAAACATACATATGTgcattgttatttttttctttttgactgTCCATGTGTAAATATTGTACTGTTCACCTTGAggacaccttttttttttaaattgtttcttttttaaaggaaagaaaatagagtTTTCACTTAcatatacatatgtatatatatatatatatatatatgtatgtatacttataaatatatatatatatatatatatatatatatacacatgaatATATATCATGTTGACTTGCTTCTTATTGGCTATTATGCAACCTTGAGAGCATGATAGACTTTCACCATAGTTGGCTCCCCAGTAGAGTCGCAAGGATGTTGAAGcgaaaattttgatgttcccAAATAGAATATGGGGTAGCTAAGCCGAAACTTGACGATAggcccttgaaataaagcccaaaggctTTCGATGTCGTGTAAATCCGCCTAAACAAGAGATAGAGGTTGCACCCTAACAAGAAGACAACAGTAAAATACAATAAACACGTTActattgttagtttgttatattattagttcTTTTATAGCatcatagttcaaatcagtcCTTTAGCGATATGGTATTATCTCAGTAGTAGGGTAATTTCAAGTTAATAAGTGTGTTTATATGGTAAAAATCAtatgtttttcttattattattaagtcaacatAAGGGAAAACTTCTATAGTATCCAAAACATTATGAccttcataataataataataataataaacaaggattaaaggctccatagttacaaataaaagaggaaaaaataggatggaatgaagggagagagagatctcatctcagtgcagcaagtattaaactaaaattttggtgAGTATGTGTGCATAAGGCATGAATAAGGTAATGTGGGCTGTTTTGAGTGAGTGGAATGGGATTAACACTGAGGTTAAGAGACCTTTATGGGCTATGATTGTGTGAAATGGGGAAAAGAGTATTTGAGATTAGATGATTGTAGGCTAAAGATGATGAGTGGTGAGCTTGAGGAAAGCTAAACCACGAATAAAGTAGTAAACAAACCAAGAGTATCAGAGAGGGTAGCTGTCCTCCTGTGGGCTGagatgtgggtgtttttataatggagttttagagaagcattaattaacaagaatccaaaaaacGTATAACTAATCAGAGGTAGTGAATCAAGATTAATCTTCCTGGGATTTTTGGTTAGAAGTAGGAGATTTACTTTAGGGGCTgccttgcttctttgggtaatgatgAGATTTTAGAGTGCTTTGCATTAAATGCCAGGATTTCTGGGACTGAGCCTAATCAATGGGATTAAGGCGTGTATCAGGAACAAATTCTAATGCGGCAACTGAGATTTGGTCCCCCAAGAAGTAAGATTTaacaccccaagccaggtgttAAACTCTAAGTCCACTTTAGGGGATTCCACTGAAAATCCCTTTATgtcctccaaaccacatgtttccaaattttcccctttaggattctTGAGTTTGGTACATGAATCATGTCTTGAacgtttttaacatttatagcatcaatttgttgagGTTTGGACAACTTGGTTTCAGCTCTTCTTTCATTGGAGGTACagtcttgaggaagatgatggagtTTCGTCATCTTTCAAACTTCAGCTGATATGACAGCCCTTTGACACTGTTCACGTCAGGTAGAGGGTGGCCGAAAACTGATGGGACAGCCCCTAGTTCATCCTCAAAGGCTTGGTTCTTTTGTAGGGGTCTCTAGTTGTTTTTTAGTTAGGGATGAATAAAGGCTGGTTACCCACTTTCAAGACTCTTATTGGAGATCTTTTTGGGCTAGAACTTTGCTCCATTTCATCACTTTTAGTTGGGCCACATGGCCCTTTCTTTGCTTGGGCTTGTTCCTTACTTCATGAGATTTTTGGGCCTACAAAATGGGCATTAAAGACATGTTTTGCCATGGGTCTTTTACTCCTCATGGCTTAGTTGttagtagaaataaaatgaatccatgagctttaataaatatctatgatagattttgggtattaattcccatgggctttaaataacaacttgtttagtttctcataatttttactGTAGATTactttgtaaatgatattttatttggggtttttttttaataatgacctccaatattgttcttgagaataatatttactatgagttttaaataaatatggtaACAACCACTATAATGGAATAATGTGATGTTCTCATGAGTTTCtctatagataatcataatggacatgtaggatgaataattaccatgagtttcggtaataaatattataaaggTTGTGATGTAAGATAGATAGTAAACAtgagtttataatatgaaataaataaatgtcatggatctaataatcataactttccataggcttttataagatgattgccatgggttttgagaacagataattcataaattctaTGAGCTTGTAATATTACAGTAATATGTTTAAGAATctaaagtattgttcattattggacttttaagtgaaataactatgatatagtattttgcccAGTATTAATAATCTTGgacttttgataaaatagtgccaagtagttagcttgggcttttaatagtgccaacataagttgggcttttgatattgccaatgaaaattgggttttgatattgccagTGAGAACTGGACTTTGATAttaccaatgagaattggggTTTGATGCTgtcaatgaaaattgggctttaaatatTGCCAGCGAGAACTGGGCTTTGATATTgtcaatgaaaattgggcttttcAAATATTGTCAAATATAAGTATTCTTGGATTTTGaaattgccaatgagaattgggttttggataaataaattgccatgAGTTTAAACCATGGGttttgattatggatttgaattccattgataaaattgttttgccatggatttgAATCATGGACTTTTCAAATATTGTCAAGCATAAGTATTCTCGGACTTTAAATAGAATAGGATGTGTGTATTAGGTTCATAGGGACGGTTTTGGGCTtagctaaataatgataatagaattggataaaatatgagtttttttggttttttgtgatagtttatatcatgaccaaatttagataatgagatatgaaatatttgtgattaatataataataaagcaaaaaaatttctttttgggaaaacccaataacttattagtggcatttgaaaataaataggtggtactcaaataaagttaggtgtaaaaaaaaagtactctaacaaatataaatatattaaaaaaacctaaaaattagtatcaatgtaactccttaaaggcaaacaacactaataattaaacaacaatagtaatttactagGGTTTctgtgaactaattggctttatataggataggaagaactggttattttaaaaaattattaattaattatataatatattttaaatatatattaaatatatgggtggGCCGGATCGGGTTTGGCGAGTTCGGAATTTTATGACCCGAACCCAACTCGACccgctatcaaaaaaaattttgtaacccaacccaacccaccaagccctaaaaaccgacccaacccgacgggttgggttgggtcatcAATTTTGGCGGGTTGGCGGGTTGGTTGCACACCCCTATTTGTTGTCATGATTAATGCAAGATAACAAACATAATAACCTAAACTATTCTAAGAATAGAGAATtactatgttcacaatattttcactacattttcacaacaaatcacaaatggtaaattgttattatttctaatttgaaaatatattgatattaattttttgtccACTAATAACAATCCGTAATAACctgtcacttaggatttgttataaaagtattgtgaaaatgtcgtgaacataacatttctcttctAGGAATATGATTAATATATAAGTTGAATCGTATTTGGGTAAGCCCAAATGAGATCTTCCTTACTCCTTCTGAACTTTCTTGAGATAAGTTGTCTTGGATAGGCTAGAGATTTGAGTAATTGCCATGAAGATAAGGTATggccaaactttttttttttttttttgaaaggagaATATTCATTCAATTAGATAGATAAAATATCATGATACAAAGCTTCCATGGTTGGTGGGGGAGATTCCTCCATCAGTTACAAATCCTCATCTAATGTATGTCTAGCATGTTGAGCCAAAGCATAGGCAACCCTATTCCCACCCCTCCTAATACAACAAACATCAGACCAAAGCAATCCCCTTATCAAATGGCGAATATCATCCACTACATTGCCGAATAATGAAGTGTTTTCCTCGGAAGAAGAGATAGCATGAATAACATTGTTGTTATCTCCCTCAATAATCAGCCTGGAAAAGCCAGCATCCACAGCAAATTCTAAAGCTCTCCAACAAGCAAGCAACTTTGCTTCATCACTGGTGTGCACAGCTGATCCACAAGCAGTCATAGTAGCCATTACCTCCCCCTTTTCATTTCGAACAATTGCTCCAAACCCAGTTCTGCCTAAGTCCGAAAATAATGCAGCATCAAAATTGATTTTGTACACCTCTGATGGTGGTGGTTTCCATACCTCTCCATTCAGTTGCTGTCTTGGCTGAACATTAAGCTGTGTTTGAGCCCGTTGAAAATCTTCAATACCCTCTGCACGTTTGTTCAAGCAAGTCAGACTCTTCATTTTTCCTCCATGCAACAAAGAGTTTCGCTAATTCCAAATTAGCCAAGCTTGAGTCCAGAACAACTCAATCTCTTCTAAATTTAGCCGCTCCAAAAATTCCTCCATCAGTTGCAACAAATCGGACTGACCCTGCTTGTATTTCTGCAGTTTACGGACACTACCAACCCAAATATCTTGGGCCACTACACAGTCCCACAGAGCATGGATGGTGGATTCTGGTTCTCTTGTACATAAGGAATATTTATCTTCATGGATTACCTTTCTTCTGGTCAGGTTCACCGCTGTTGGCAAAATCTCACGGCAAGCTTGCCATGCgaaaactttaattttattaggGATCCGTAACTTCCAAATTGTAGTCCAAACCTTTTTTGCAACACAACCCCCAGATGTTCCAACTTGAGCTGTAGTAGTAAGGATTCTTCTCGCCACATGATAAGCAGACTTGACAGTGAACATACCTCTTGGATTATGCATCCAAACTAAGGTATCAGCTACATATCTTCGGCTCAATGGGATTTGGCAGATTGCGTCCGCTTCGTCTTTGTGAAAGATGGTTCAATATCTTCATACACTCAGCTCCGGATTGATCAGCTCACACACCATCAGATCACCCCAATTTTCTTGGATCGGATTTAGGACCTTGTTTGTAGGAAAATTCA contains these protein-coding regions:
- the LOC126719656 gene encoding uncharacterized protein LOC126719656 codes for the protein MKSLTCLNKRAEGIEDFQRAQTQLNVQPRQQLNGEVWKPPPSEVYKINFDAALFSDLGRTGFGAIVRNEKGEVMATMTACGSAVHTSDEAKLLACWRALEFAVDAGFSRLIIEGDNNNVIHAISSSEENTSLFGNVVDDIRHLIRGLLWSDVCCIRRGGNRVAYALAQHARHTLDEDL